From one Salvelinus fontinalis isolate EN_2023a unplaced genomic scaffold, ASM2944872v1 scaffold_1798, whole genome shotgun sequence genomic stretch:
- the LOC129850021 gene encoding beta/gamma crystallin domain-containing protein 2-like yields MTKIIFYEDRNFQGRSYETSSDCPDLNMYLNRCQSVRVEMGCFVIYDRSNFMGNQMFLKRGEYSDFQRMGSMMGVGDVTMLESIRSCRMIPMHRGQFRMRLYERESFGGQMHELMEDCESIQERFRMSEMQSCNVMDGHWLMYEQPHFRGRMMYVRPGEYRSIRDMGMSTMMRVLSIRRIMDACEGQRHVQYSVAQLTQRFIQLGGRFFWSCIKHKRQHASRENNRNQITVTMNGKIIFYEERNFQGCSYECSSDCSELSSHLNKCNSCRVESGMFMVYDRPNYMGHQYFLRRGEYPEYQHMMGFNDCIRSCRMIPQHKGQFRMRIYEKENFGGQMHEVMDDCDSIQERYHMPEMQSCNVMDGHWVMYEQPQFRGMQTYLRPGEYRNTREMGMGNDEMRFQSMRRISGDAAF; encoded by the exons ATGACCAAG ATCATCTTCTACGAGGACAGGAACTTCCAGGGTCGCAGCTATGAGACCAGCAGCGACTGCCCCGACCTCAACATGTACCTAAACCGCTGCCAGTCGGTCAGGGTGGAAATGGGCTGCTTCGTCATCTACGACCGCTCCAACTTCATGGGCAACCAGATGTTCCTGAAGAGGGGAGAGTACTCCGACTTCCAGCGTATGGGCTCCATGATGGGCGTGGGGGATGTGACCATGCTGGAGTCCATCCGCTCCTGCCGCATGATCCCAATG CACCGGGGACAGTTCAGAATGAGGCTGTACGAGAGGGAGAGCTTCGGAGGCCAGATGCACGAGCTGATGGAAGACTGCGAGTCCATCCAGGAGCGCTTCCGCATGTCCGAGATGCAGTCCTGCAACGTGATGGACGGCCACTGGCTCATGTACGAGCAGCCCCATTTCAGAGGCAGGATGATGTACGTGAGGCCTGGAGAGTACAGGAGTATCAGAGACATGGGCATGAGCACCATGATGAGAGTTCTCTCCATCAGAAGGATCATGGATGCCTGTGAGGGTCAGCGGCAT gtacagtacagtgttgCTCAGCTGACTCAGCGTTTTATACAACTGGGCGGTAGATTCTTCTGGAGCTGCATCAAGCATAAAAGGCAGCACGCCAgtagggagaacaacagaaatcAAATAACTGTGACCATGAACGGAAAG ATTATCTTCTACGAGGAGAGGAACTTCCAGGGCTGCTCCTATGAGTGCAGCAGCGACTGCTCCGAGCTCTCCTCTCACCTGAACAAGTGCAACTCCTGCAGGGTGGAGAGTGGCATGTTCATGGTGTACGACCGGCCCAACTAcatgggccaccagtacttcctgAGGAGGGGAGAGTACCCTGAGTACCAGCACATGATGGGCTTCAACGACTGCATCAGGTCTTGTCGTATGATCCCCCAG CACAAGGGCCAGTTCAGGATGAGGATCTACGAGAAGGAGAACTTCGGAGGCCAGATGCACGAGGTGATGGACGACTGTGACTCTATCCAGGAGCGTTACCATATGCCCGAGATGCAGTCCTGCAACGTGATGGACGGCCACTGGGTCATGTACGAGCAGCCCCAATTCAGAGGCATGCAGACCTACCTGAGGCCTGGAGAGTACAGGAACACAAGAGAGATGGGAATGGGGAATGATGAAATGAGGTTCCAGTCCATGAGGCGCATCAGCGGCGATGCTGCCTTTTAA